The genomic stretch CTATCTGAATCACTGAACTGGATGTGGTGTAGATGTAAACACCTGTCTGCTAGTGAAAGCCTCCTTGCAGACATCCTGCTGCCAGCCGCTCAGTTCACTCCATCTCAGTCTGCTTCATGCGTCTGGACCACTTCAGCTTTTGATTGCAGAGTTCAGCCTTTGATCAGGTGCTGGTTGGACAAAGAAGCTCAACGTCAAGAGAACAGATATCACCCGAGAAAGATCGGAAGTTGTAttgccttcaaaataaaagcgtAAGCGACGCTTTGTCTCCcggaaaacaaacacacactcaggacattttaaactgatttaGTATATTTTGGGTGGTTTTGATCTGATGAACAACTGACCCACTGAAGAGAGATTTGCACAAGCTTGTAGCATTTCAGCTGTCTTTTGTATTATAGCTGCCTTTAAGTCAGCATGCCAGCTTTAAGTACCAGATGTTCCATGATGTTATATGTTGAGAAAACACTGCATTTCAATACCCAACTATTGCTTCTTGAATGCGTACTTGTCATTTTTTGTAACCTTGgttactctcaaaaatgttgcAATAAGACGTTTATGTTGAAAATATGACCGGATGTTGTGCCTTTTGTCTATTCTGGTGGTCTTGACAGCTATGGCAAAAGCATCTGTGCGCTCGCGGTAGGCACAGATCCAGCAGCCAGAGGAGAGAGTACCCAGAGGACCtacaattattgttattaaaaatTAAGCTTTAATTGAAATTCATGTCCCTCCAGATCACTGAACTATTCTAAGGGGGGAAAATGGAAGATCTGGGgaaagtgttttcatttaatcaCAGGTCTTCAGTCATGTTTGACACCTTGGTAAAGTGGAGCGGATCGTTTGGGCGCGCAATTGGACTTGTTCGGGGTTTCTGTGCGTGACATGAGAAAGGTCTACAATGATTTTGGCATTAAATTAACTATGGGGGCACATATCCTGGAGTCCAACTCCAGCGGCAACTTGACTCCTGCTGTGTCTGAGGCTGGGACTGTCCTCCCGGGCTACCTGGTGGTGATCTTATCAGTGCTCATGGTGACTCTGGTGGTCGTGGTGGTGGCTGGAAACGCGCTGGTCATTATGGCTTTCATTGTGGATAAAACCCTGAGAAACCAAAGCAACTACTTCTTTCTGAACCTGGCTATATCTGATTTTCTCGTGGGTGAGTTGGTGCCTCTCTTCGTCTTCTCCttggtccccccccccccccccccgtcagTTCGCTCCAATGTGTCTCTTCAAGTCTTTTGTTCCTCCCCATGAATGAGTGTGTCATATTGGCGAGTTCAGGGTGATCTCATCGTCCTTTTTGGTTCATTCATGCGTTATATTTACCATGGAGTAGCctgttgtatatttttttgtatatttttgtatttgttgcaTCCCTTTAAAACAGATAACAGGTTGCAATTCATTTTTGTGAGGCATTCACAGCCCTTTTATTGTGCTGCTCTTATCTGCAGCATTAGATAAATTACACTCTTCTCTTAAATGAAACAATCACTTCTCTTATTTCTAAAATGTCTTTCATTTAACCCTGACCCACTGCAGAGggttggagtttttttttcccatcacaATTAACCAAGTGGTCTCACATCTCCACTGAGATGTGGAGAGGTGTGAATGTTAATCCTGTAGTATTGGATGGGGGTTGAATTatcatgcagtgtgtgtgtgtgtgtgcctgttccAGGTGCCTTCTGCATCCCAGTGTACATCCCGTACAACCTGACAGGCCGCTGGATGCTTGGTAAGGGTCTCTGCAAGGTGTGGCTGGTCGTGGACTACCTGCTCTGCACTGCCTCAGTCTTCAACATTGTCCTCATTAGTTATGACCGTTTCCTGTCAGTCACAAGAGCAGTAAGTACGGGCTGTAGAGGTGCtcattaccacacacacacacacacataactgaCCCTACCAGAGTCAATACTAAAAGGTGTCACTCCTTGGAGCAGCTTGCTCTGCAGAGAAAAGTAATTTACATTCACAGCTTTATTCCCCTACAAGGGTGTCTGGCTTTAATCTATAATTTTGTCCAAACAGTTTCAACGCAGAGCTTGAAACATCGGGTCACTCCACTGATTTCACACGTAAAGGTCATGTACCCTAACTGTGACAACAGCAGTGCGTTGTACAACAGTTGTACGATGTCTTTGTGACTCTGGAGGaactttttaaagtttgaataaaATAACCCCTGATGATGTCGTCATCATTTTGACAGTAAacctgcattacaaactggaggtgtaGGGTTTGGGAAGAAGTGGGTGTTCAGGAGGCATGGAGAGTCTAATGAAGGATGCtattgtgttgcattatgggaattgtaggacCCAGCgttttttggagcttgactcaGAGCAGAgactaaaatcacaaatatctcggcctctgctgcttcgatTGGatcattctttttaaaattctgtctcTAGCAAGTCTGTCAACTTTGGATGTGAAATACTAAACTGCTGGAGGAGCCCTTTAAACcataacaaaaacaaccaagataTTTATTGCCCCTATTAGCTTCATCAGTGTaaaaccagatattttcttcaTGGTTAGTCATCAGTTATAAAAAATCTCCCAGACAACATTCTTGCTTGATAGGCATAAAACTGAGATGTTTccatgtgaatgttttttatgatgCAGCAGcctgtgttatttttaatttactaAATTTGTGAGACGCCGCTTTTGCAGAAAATGAATTTGATTTAGCTGCTTACTAAACAGTGTATGCTAATAGGTCACAACTCTTTGCTTGTGgctgtttttatcttgtttcgTAACAATTGTTACATCCTAGTGGCTTAGTTTAAAacctaatttatttatttgatttctaCCTACAGAAAGCACGATTTCtataatttacaatttaatttacCTTTGCTTTTGTGATGAGCACTTGAGATTGAGGAATGAATCAATTATTACCACCGTGAAGTGGctctatttcattatttattgacTCAGAAAAGGGGATTTTTAAATTCGCTCTTTAACCAGAGTCACATTAGCAGCATCAGTGTCTCACAGCTGTCACAACTGCAGAGAGACATTAGATGGTTTGAggcaaagaaaaagaggaaaaaacaacaacaaaaagggATTGTGATAAATGGAGGAGTTCTGCTGAATGAAAGAGTTTAGACTGAGAAGAGGTGATGTGAAAATGGAGCGAGCGCGAAGGGAATGAGCGATGGGTGCTGATGAGGGAGGAGTGGATCTGGAGAAACcagatgtctctttcacacTCTTGTATTGCATCAGTGAATGTGGCTCTCAGCCTTAcattccccctctctctttggCTTCAGTGACACACTGTGGAATAAGAGCCTGATGAGTAGGTTTTATTTACAGtgtcactctgctgctctgtggcaGCACAATACAAACAGGGGCTCATTAGAACAAACCACTCAGAGCAGAAGCAAGTGCGTTTGTCAGCCAGTTAATATGCAAGCAGCTGTTGCTGTTTGAAATGTAAcaaattgtgttattttatggcagaatttgtttcctttttaactGTGCATAGTGCTTTGTTCATAGTGCCTCTCTTTTGACACAGGTGAAATACAGAGCGCAGAGAAACATGACCCGCCAGGCTGTGTTCAAGATGGTGGCAGTGTGGGCGTTGGCCTTCCTCCTCTATGGCCCCGCCATCATCTTCTGGGAGACGATTGTTGGTGTGAGTGTTGTCCCGGCCCACGAGTGCTATGCCGAGTTTTATTTCACCTGGTACTTCCTGCTCAGTGCTTCTACCTTTGAGTTCTTCACTCCGTTTGTGTCTGTGGCCTTCTTCAACCTCAGCATCTACCTGAACATCCATCGGAGGAACAAGAGCGGGAACACCGGTGCCGAGGACAATGCCAAGATGCAGAGGAACAGTAAGATGtacagagaaggaggaggaggtggctggtctgtgttttttgtcaagACTCGGAAGGTGTCGTCCAGCGAGCCTACTGCTATCTCTGCAGTTATCGAGGATGATGACGACATCCTGTCCCCGTCTTCCAGCGGGGACCCTAACAACAGTCACATATTCACGCAGAGGGAGAAGTTTTCTCCCAGCAGAAACAACTCCAGGCTGTTTCAGCCCACGGCCTCCTGCATGGCACCTGGCCGCAGAACACAGGGGTCTCGTCTTTCCCGAGACAAAAAGATTGCCAAATCTTTGGCCATTATTGTCTGCATTTTTGGGATTTGCTGGGCCCCTTACACTCTACTAATGATTATCCGTGCTGCCTGCAGCGGTAAATGTGTGGCGAACTACTGGTACGAGATGACATTCTGGCTTCTGTGGTTGAACTCTGCCATCAACCCGTTCTTGTACCCACTCTGCCACAGCAGCTTTCGAAGGGCTTTCTCAAAGATATTGTGTCCTAAAAGACAATCAATCCAGCCTCAGATTGAGGCTCAGTCTTGTTAGATGAACTCAGTATCACTTCCACGCTTGATGAATGCAGAAACTGTTGTGGGTCAAACACTATTAAAATTCATTTACTGTTCTTCCATATAAAATAAGAGAAATGCTTACATTAGTGTGAGTTCTGTGAGGATTGTCACTACATATTTGACAGCAATACAACAGTGTTACAAAGTCATGAACAGTGTGCAAGAAAGGAAACTGTATTCTTAATGACAGGGTAAAGCAGTAGACTCTTAAAGCACCTTTACAATACAATTGCCCTTGATTAAAGCACCCCCAAGAGCCAATGTCAGATTTTTCAAATGATGTACATcttaatttcaaaatgtaagCTAACCTTCACAGACAATCTTTCTAAGTAGGACAGGAAGGAGTGACGCGGCTCCAGGCTTTCTCACCACTGAGTTCTTTATGTGCGGAAAGCTGTGAAATGATGACAGATAGAAGGTGATTACCATAATTTAGTCTAAGATATTATATGAGAACTACAGCACACCAAGTTGTTAAATTATGGCCTGTGTGGATGAAAGCACAGCGGAGGGAGACAACAACTTCAGGTTCTTCACAGGGCTGTTGTGATGGGAAAACCTTTCAACTCCTATTTAGTTCAAATTGATGTGAACGAAGGATTTCATGGtcttttacagttttataaaGTTTCATAATCTCATTTTTGCATAAAACCCTTTCACCTCAGAGTTTCACATagctgttcatttttaaaagaaagtaaGGCCTTTTATTGGAAATTCTCGATTAGGAATAACCCCTTGAGATGTTCCATCTCTCCTTTTGCATGTCTTCAAAATGATACTTTTCAAGCTTTTCATCATGCAGCAATAGGTTGTGATGTCCTCAAAGTTAAAAGCACCTGAAAAGAAGAGAATGACCTGCATTTGTTTACTGACTACTGAGTGTACTTTTATCACAGtaatgttttatatcattttatctGAAAAGTGGTGTAAAGGTAGGGGAAATCAGCTGTAACCTGCCAACACTGAATCTGCACTACACTTTAAAGACGTGTTTTTGTTGATGCTCCAAATGTACAACACTATGAAATGAGGACAAACTTTTGTACAATAATATCTATGCCAACTAGATTGTTGTGTTCTTAAAATGCAGTATTTATTCAAAGACTTGACTGGTTTCTACCACCCAAACTACTACTTGACTACTTTGTATCTTGGCTATGAATGTGTGTTGGTGTGAAGTAGccaaagaaagaataaaaagaagacTGACTACAATTATGTAAGCTTTGCAATCGTACATGTTATTGGTAAAATGTGGACcagttcaatattttgggaaatatatcTATTCACTtccttgccaagagttagatgaggagGTTGATGTATCCACGCAAATTGAATGTTTAAACTTGAGCAGGCTTTGTGAATCTACCAGCTCCATAAACGCACAGAGACGAAAgcaaaaggaaaaggaaagtaaaGAACTAGAGTCATAGGCTCACTCCCATACACTcacttgtgtctgtttttacttGCCAGTGTTACAGTTGGTACACTGGCTGTTGgtgaatttcatttctgtctgaacacatcttACAGCTAATTCATCAACACGTTATATCTTATTTGTTTGTGCCTCTAGAAAGTCACATTGCTGGGCCTGTCATCTGGCACATAATACCCTGTAAAActacaaattgtcatttttacacttgttAGGatgaaacaaatacaatatacacacaatatacTTCTAATATACTATCAATTATTGAGCTTTAAAGGGGCGGGTAGAtggattttgtttcttttggatAGAGCCGTCCTAGCTGATCCACCTTTTGTCCAGTCTTTACGCTGAGTCAAGCTAACTGGCtgttagctgtagcttcatatttagcataaaATCATGAGTGGTATGAAGCTTCTCATCCaacacaagaaagcaaataagcatatatgcctaaatgtcaaactattgctgtgagtgttttgtgAGAGGTTAAAGGTTTGTAATACTTTCTGGTCTCTGTGATAAGACAGGACAAGATAAGGCTGACATGAGCCAGCTCAGGCATGAGTGGGTGGAGAGGAATCTTGTTGTGCGTGTGAACGGAAGCTGTGGTGTGTTTATGATGCACACACCTAACAAATTTCTGATGAGCTCAGAAATActcacataaaaatataaaaaaagttcCTTAGCTCAGTTCCCTACAGCTCAGATCATCACAAAAGACTTAACACTGCAGTGAAAGTGAGGAGTTCTTATTTTGAAGAATGCTGTCAAGCTTTTATTATATGATAACAAGCACATGATAAGTGACAGAACTTTAGGGCTTTGACCTTTGTTACATATTTCCTGCACAGACgaacagaaacaaaatatatcaGAATGCATCCTTAGGGATTGAAGACTGCCAGGAAACAACAGTATCACTCTGTCCTGTGGGACTTATGGGACATTTTActtgagagaaaaaacagaccCTTTGGAGATTGTCGAACCATGGGACACACATACTGTGGCAACCAATTCATGGTGTTGAAAAGAAAGTCTAACTTGATGATGCTCAGCACCATAATGTAACCGTGCCCCCCCCGTGGCTATCCTTGAGTGGGCCcttgataaaaatattttgatttttttaaggccgggggggggggggggggggcgttgAGGCACAAATTAACACAGCAGAGCGAGTAAAGGTGCTGAGCCTGCGTCTGTTAAGATACAGGACCTGTCCATGGTCTTGCACATTTGACTCCTCCCCATTACACATTGTTGCGGAGTGCAGGATTTAATAATCAAATACTCAATACTACTTACAGAACTGTACTGTGAGGAAAGAACAAGCTTTTCCTACGtcacggtaaaaaaaaaaaaaaacatagttgtTTTACAGGCAGGGGCTGCGGGGGTATACTTTACGGCCCAAATGATGCTGGCTTCTACTTTGCCGTCTTCCAGTCAACAAACTCAACAACATGTCTTGAGTGTCATGTATTCCAATAAATACTCCTACAGAAACAGCGATGGAGCATGCAGTGTGTGTAAACTGTTTAGATGGTGAGTTCATAGGTCCAGGACTGTGCCATTTTTAATACAGGAACGGATGCGGAAGATCAGTATCTTTCAACGCATTTAGTGATTTCTTTCAGCAGACGACAACTTTGGAaagattttccatttttactcCTGACTGTGGATACAACAAACCACATTAAGTGgtttttgttttaagaaagtTAGCTGTCCCTTCTCTTCTAACACCATCCAGAATTCTTTTTGTCTCGTCTTGAGGATAAATACATGTAGATTTATGTGGTCTATGCAGTGGTGTTGTTCTCCCACTGACCTCAtttaataatagtgtttttATGCGTCGGTTACTGTAAGTGTTGATACACATTTTCTGCCTGTAAAACCGCAGCTGAGAGGTGAAAATGCTTTTTCCTAAACAGATCCAAAGATCTGAGACACATGAGACATGACCGTCATGTGTGCCTCTCAAATCTATCTCAACTGAAATAGACTTCTGGGTGGAGGAGTGCAAGTGgcttctccccccccccaaaaaaaaaacggtGACAAAGTCAATTTGGAGACATTTCTTAAAAGGTCAGCAGAGGATGAGTTGAATAGACTGTAGTTTAGGTAACCTGTGCAGAGACACAGGTGGACttacaaatagaaaacaaattGCTCAGCGCCAGGATTGGCATTGTCTCTGTGCGCTGTGGGAGACCTAAGAACCAATATCTACAGCctttcaaaaagaaaattggAAGCAGTTCACATCCATCTGGTTCATGTTTGAATGGCTTTGGGATACAAATATGGTGACAGTAATATAATTGTTATTGAACCAAATATCTTGTGAGCACAGAACACAGATGAGATCTCCAGCTCAGGACTGGAGGGTGAAAACACAGAACTCTGGCTTTTTTTGAGCAGATTGATTGTTCGAGAGATGGACAACATGTGTTTGATAAGCTACAGGAAAACACAAGtcatttgtaaaaacaaaagaaaaagaacactGTATATTTTGCTGGAAATGCTTTTGAAAGTAGTGTGCTACATTGCTCGCTTTCTTTACT from Thunnus albacares chromosome 9, fThuAlb1.1, whole genome shotgun sequence encodes the following:
- the LOC122988975 gene encoding histamine H3 receptor, which translates into the protein MRKVYNDFGIKLTMGAHILESNSSGNLTPAVSEAGTVLPGYLVVILSVLMVTLVVVVVAGNALVIMAFIVDKTLRNQSNYFFLNLAISDFLVGAFCIPVYIPYNLTGRWMLGKGLCKVWLVVDYLLCTASVFNIVLISYDRFLSVTRAVKYRAQRNMTRQAVFKMVAVWALAFLLYGPAIIFWETIVGVSVVPAHECYAEFYFTWYFLLSASTFEFFTPFVSVAFFNLSIYLNIHRRNKSGNTGAEDNAKMQRNSKMYREGGGGGWSVFFVKTRKVSSSEPTAISAVIEDDDDILSPSSSGDPNNSHIFTQREKFSPSRNNSRLFQPTASCMAPGRRTQGSRLSRDKKIAKSLAIIVCIFGICWAPYTLLMIIRAACSGKCVANYWYEMTFWLLWLNSAINPFLYPLCHSSFRRAFSKILCPKRQSIQPQIEAQSC